A stretch of Candidatus Nitrosotenuis cloacae DNA encodes these proteins:
- a CDS encoding Dps family protein produces the protein MDKVNIGITEKNRQGVVDVLSKILADQYILYTKTRNYHWNVTGEDFSEYHKLFEEQYDAIDEDIDAVAERIRALGGKTPATLAEFSKTARLREHPGTYPKARVMVANLLADHESTIQNLRKAADICDDKYGDSGTEDFLTQLMEKHEKTAWMLRAMLG, from the coding sequence ATGGACAAAGTAAACATCGGCATAACTGAAAAGAATCGTCAGGGAGTAGTTGACGTTCTAAGCAAGATACTTGCGGACCAATACATACTGTACACAAAGACCAGAAACTACCACTGGAACGTAACTGGCGAGGATTTTAGCGAATATCACAAGTTATTCGAAGAGCAATATGATGCAATTGATGAGGATATAGATGCCGTAGCCGAAAGAATACGCGCCCTTGGGGGGAAGACTCCTGCAACGCTTGCGGAATTTAGCAAAACGGCAAGACTCCGAGAACATCCGGGAACGTATCCAAAAGCGCGCGTCATGGTGGCAAACCTGCTAGCAGATCACGAGTCCACAATACAGAACCTCAGAAAGGCAGCCGACATATGCGACGACAAGTACGGAGACTCTGGAACAGAGGACTTTCTAACACAGCTCATGGAAAAACATGAGAAAACTGCCTGGATGCTAAGGGCAATGCTGGGCTAG